A segment of the Campylobacter vulpis genome:
GTCAATCCAGTTTAATATCGCATCAAATTTAGCTTGATTTGCCCTATAAATGTCATTTTTATTAAGCTTATGTTCAAGTAAAACTTCTCCATTTGCAACAATTCTCATTGTGCCATTTTCTGGTGCGATGAAAGTTTTATCATGTGAGCCGTATTCTTGTGCTTTTTTAGCCATTAAGCCGACATTTGAAACGCTACCAAGTTTTGCGGGATTTAAAGTGCCATTTTTATGTAAATCTTCAATTACCGCTTGATAAATAGTCGCATAAGTCTTATCGGGAATTAAAGCGTTGGTGTCTCTTTCTTTACCCTCTTTATCCCAAAGTTTTGCACCATTTTTAAGCATAGCAGGCATAGAAGCATCGACTATCACATCGCTTGGAACATGTAAATTTGTAATGCCTTTGTCTGAATTCACCATAGAAATATCCGCACTTTTGCTTAAAATTTCTTGGTATTTTTTAAGGATAGCATCTTTTTGACTTGAATTTTCTACCTTGCTCAAAAGCTCGTTTAAGCCATTATTTGCATTGATGCTTAACCTTTCAAATTCCTTACCAAATTCTTCAAAAAGCTCTTTAAAATAAGTCTTCACAGCATAACCAAAAATAATAGGATCACTCACTTTCATCATTGTAGCTTTTAAATGCAAGGAAAAAAGCAAATTTTCATCTTTACAAAGCTTAATTTGCTCCTCATAAAAACGCATTAATTTTTCTACATTCATAAAGGTTGCGTCTAAAAGCTCGTTTTTCTCAAGCTTTAAGCCCTCTTTTAAAATCGTTTTTGTGCCATTTTCACTAACGAATTCAATGTGAGCTAAACAATCATTTTTAATTAAAACTGCTTTTTCATTAGAGAAAAAATCGCCATCTTTCATATAAGAAACCCTACTTTTTGACTGAGGATTAAACGGAACAACGCGGTAAGGATTATGCTTTGCATAATCTTTCACAGCCTTAGTGCAGCGGCGGTCTGAATTACCCTGACGCAAAACGGGATTGACTGCGGAACCTAGAATTTTTTGATACTTCGATTTAATTTGAAATTCTTCGTCATTTTTTGGTTCATCTGGGTAATTTGGTAACATATATCCCTTTTTTTGCAATTCTTCAATCGCCGCTTTAAGTTGTGGGATAGAAGCGGAAATGTTTGGAGTTTTAATAAGATTTGCATCCGCTTTTTTCACAAGTTCGCCTAAATTTGCTAAGGCATTTTCACATTTTTGATCCTCCTTCAAACTCTCGCTAAATTCGGCTATAATCCTACCTGATAAAGAAATATCAGAGCTTACCACTCTTATATTAGCTTTACTTAAAAAAGCTTTGACGATAGGTAAAAACGAGTAAGTTGCAAGTGCTGGAGACTCATCAGTTAGAGTATAAGTAATATGCATCTTTTATCCTTATTTGCTAATATTTCTTCAAAGTATAATAAAATTTCGAAAAAATGCAAGAGTAAGTTTAAATTTTTTTTTAGTTTTATCAATAAGAAAAAAACAAATTTTCCTTAAAGAAAATTTGCAAGTTTTTCTCCAAATTTAATTCTTGTTTTTGGCTCAAAATTTAAATGTCCCTTTTGCGACAAAACAACTATGGTAGAACCTAACTCAAAATTTCCAAGCTCTTCGCCTTTTTTTATAATCAAATCATTATATTTTCTTGTAAAATTATGTGCCGTTTTCATATTTGTTTGCACGCTTTTATCAAAATCAAAGCACATTTTGCCGACATTTTGCGCCCCAACAAATACAAGCCAAAAAATGAAATTTTTTTCTACACTTTTACATTTTAAACTCACTCTTTCATTTTGTGTGTAAAGATTTGCTATTTTTGACAAATGCTTTTCATTGACGCTAAAAAGTGCGCCACTCGTATAAGTTAAGCTTAAAATTTGCAAATTGCAAGGGGCGTGATAGCGGTGATAATCTTTTGGAGAAAGATAGATATTTGCGTAATTAAGCCCATTTTTTAGCTCCTCTTTTTCATAATTATCCCTTAAAAGCTCTTCTACGCTATAAGTTCGCCCCTTAATGCTAAAAGCAAAAAGTTCATTTTCTGCCAAAAAAGCCTCTCCGCTTTGCAAAATGCACCCATCGCTAGGAGAGATAAAGCCATCTTCTAAATTTCTTAGTTTTTCTAGCTTTCTTGTGAAAAGTGCGTTTAAGCTTTCATATTCATTTGGTTTTTTAAATTCACTCATATCAATGTTAAAATGATTCACATAACGCTCATTAATAAAACTTTGCAAAGCTTTAAAGAATTTAAAACCCGCTATAATTCCAAAAAACCTTGAACTATCTCTATCAAAACTCATTTATCGCCCCTTAAATTTAAAATAACAAGCTCACTTTGAGAAAAAGTTCTAAGGCTAGGTCCCCAAAAGCCTGCCCCACGACTCACAAAAAGTTGCGTTTTTTCACTCAAAGGATAAAGCCCTGAAACAAAACCTTGCTGAAGCTTTACCAAAAGTGCAAAAGGGAAAATTTGCCCTCCGTGCGTATGTCCGCTTAAAATCAAATCAAAATCACTCACATCATAAAGCTGTGTGGTTTTAGGCTGATGGGCGAGTAAAATGCTTGGTTTGCTTAAATTTAAATCCACCTTAGCCCTTGCTAAATCAGGTGCTAAGATACCCTTTCTAAGTCCTACTAAGTCCCCTACTCCAGCGATATTGATAAAGCCTAAATCTACGCCTTCATTGACTAAAATTCTCATATTAGTTTGACCTTTTAAAAGCTCTAAAACTTCATTGATTCCGTGATAATATTCGTGATTTCCCAAAGCATAAAAAGTGCCGTAAGTTGATTTTAAATCATTGAGTTTTGAGATGTAGGGCTTTAAAGTTTCAGGCTTTGCATCGACCAAATCACCCACGATAACGATCATATCGACATTTTTACTATTAACCTTTTCTATAATTTCACTTAGAAATTTTTCGTGCAAATTTTTTCCTAAATGAATATCCGTTAGCATAGCGATTTTAAGCTCTTTTGTTAAATGCGAAATTTCAATATCAACTTCGTTAAATTCAGGCACTTTAATCGCACTATAAATACTAAAATAAGTTATGAAAGCTCCAAATAAAAGCACAAAAATTTCAAAACTCACTTTAAGAAAAGAGGCAATTTTCATAAAACTTTTTCCCAAAAGCGTTAAAACAAGCCTTAAAAAATCTAAAAGTAAAGTTACAAAGAAAAAGCAATAAGTCGGCGCATATAAAGAAGCAAAAAAACTATACCAAGTATCATTTAAATATTCGCTTGAGCGAAAAACCATAAAAAAAGCTTGTGCTAAAAAAAGTGTGAAAAGTATTAAGGCAAAAAGTCGCCTTAAATATTTAAGTGTGATGAATTTAAGCACTAATCTTTTGTAAATATAAATATTTGCCAAGCCAAAAATTAAAGTTACACCAAAAGAAAAAATTAAAAATATCATCAAGCCCTCCAAAATAAAATGCGAATTATAACAAGCTAAAATTAAATATCCATATAAACTTTTTTGTTATAATCCCCACTCAAAATCCATAAAAGGTTATAAAATGTATCGTTTCGCACCCTCTCCTACTGG
Coding sequences within it:
- a CDS encoding NADP-dependent isocitrate dehydrogenase, with protein sequence MHITYTLTDESPALATYSFLPIVKAFLSKANIRVVSSDISLSGRIIAEFSESLKEDQKCENALANLGELVKKADANLIKTPNISASIPQLKAAIEELQKKGYMLPNYPDEPKNDEEFQIKSKYQKILGSAVNPVLRQGNSDRRCTKAVKDYAKHNPYRVVPFNPQSKSRVSYMKDGDFFSNEKAVLIKNDCLAHIEFVSENGTKTILKEGLKLEKNELLDATFMNVEKLMRFYEEQIKLCKDENLLFSLHLKATMMKVSDPIIFGYAVKTYFKELFEEFGKEFERLSINANNGLNELLSKVENSSQKDAILKKYQEILSKSADISMVNSDKGITNLHVPSDVIVDASMPAMLKNGAKLWDKEGKERDTNALIPDKTYATIYQAVIEDLHKNGTLNPAKLGSVSNVGLMAKKAQEYGSHDKTFIAPENGTMRIVANGEVLLEHKLNKNDIYRANQAKFDAILNWIDLGIQRQELSGDEAIFWLDEKRASDKIMIDLVQKELKAKGKEIKILAPYEACLKSLELIRAGKNVIAITGNVLRDYLTDLFPILELGTSAKMLSIVPMLNGGAMFETGAGGSAPKQVEQLVEENHLRWDSLGEFLALQASLEFYAQKCKSNKAEVLASCLDEAIGEWLENNKTPSRKVGEDDNRTSHFYLAMYWANHLSRQAQDVELQSFFKDIALEFSSNEEEIRGQFNNAQGVKADLGGYYKFDNAKAEAIMRPSALFNDIIAKIGQR
- a CDS encoding phosphatidylserine decarboxylase, giving the protein MSFDRDSSRFFGIIAGFKFFKALQSFINERYVNHFNIDMSEFKKPNEYESLNALFTRKLEKLRNLEDGFISPSDGCILQSGEAFLAENELFAFSIKGRTYSVEELLRDNYEKEELKNGLNYANIYLSPKDYHRYHAPCNLQILSLTYTSGALFSVNEKHLSKIANLYTQNERVSLKCKSVEKNFIFWLVFVGAQNVGKMCFDFDKSVQTNMKTAHNFTRKYNDLIIKKGEELGNFELGSTIVVLSQKGHLNFEPKTRIKFGEKLANFL
- a CDS encoding metallophosphoesterase yields the protein MIFLIFSFGVTLIFGLANIYIYKRLVLKFITLKYLRRLFALILFTLFLAQAFFMVFRSSEYLNDTWYSFFASLYAPTYCFFFVTLLLDFLRLVLTLLGKSFMKIASFLKVSFEIFVLLFGAFITYFSIYSAIKVPEFNEVDIEISHLTKELKIAMLTDIHLGKNLHEKFLSEIIEKVNSKNVDMIVIVGDLVDAKPETLKPYISKLNDLKSTYGTFYALGNHEYYHGINEVLELLKGQTNMRILVNEGVDLGFINIAGVGDLVGLRKGILAPDLARAKVDLNLSKPSILLAHQPKTTQLYDVSDFDLILSGHTHGGQIFPFALLVKLQQGFVSGLYPLSEKTQLFVSRGAGFWGPSLRTFSQSELVILNLRGDK